One stretch of Chryseobacterium scophthalmum DNA includes these proteins:
- a CDS encoding tetratricopeptide repeat protein, whose translation MNKQKFIDKFLRALVVLAIIKIIAIFAELFQKTFWSVIGNLVIFIVVLVIIFFVIIALENKEKSGNSSGRKGSGGNFYLENSLFDRIRNKYEELAEKYIAEKDYTRAAKVYMNLLNDNYRGAKTLEDGGLYNEAAVVYLKKLKNRSEAASCFEKAKQYQKSIELYKELEQKEKVGDLYIQINDTKNANSYYQMVVDDYVNNDQMVKASLIYRKKMDVPEEAQKILLQGWEENKDAFNCLNNYFVNINTIEDLNHTIQNLYLKTPSDKKLIYLEAMKHEFNKDSKLQETTRNIAYEIIAENIENHSSIINELKHFNPKDEVILKDISRYRTGRNKMFRN comes from the coding sequence ATGAATAAGCAGAAGTTTATCGATAAGTTTCTGAGAGCACTTGTGGTTTTAGCAATTATTAAAATCATTGCGATTTTTGCTGAGCTCTTTCAGAAAACATTTTGGAGTGTTATTGGAAATTTGGTGATTTTCATCGTCGTTTTAGTAATTATATTTTTTGTAATCATCGCTCTTGAAAATAAAGAAAAATCTGGAAATTCTTCAGGAAGAAAAGGTAGCGGAGGAAACTTTTATCTTGAAAATTCTTTGTTCGACAGAATTAGAAACAAATACGAAGAATTAGCCGAAAAATACATTGCTGAAAAAGATTATACAAGAGCCGCAAAAGTCTATATGAATTTGCTGAATGACAATTATCGTGGCGCAAAAACACTTGAAGATGGCGGTTTGTATAACGAAGCTGCCGTGGTCTACCTTAAAAAATTAAAAAATAGATCGGAGGCTGCGTCTTGTTTTGAAAAAGCGAAGCAATATCAAAAATCGATTGAACTGTATAAAGAACTCGAGCAAAAAGAAAAAGTGGGTGATCTTTATATACAAATTAACGATACCAAAAATGCGAATTCTTATTACCAAATGGTTGTTGATGATTATGTAAACAACGATCAAATGGTGAAAGCTTCTCTTATTTACCGCAAAAAAATGGATGTTCCGGAAGAAGCTCAGAAAATTCTTTTACAAGGTTGGGAAGAAAATAAAGATGCTTTTAATTGCTTGAATAACTATTTTGTAAATATCAATACTATTGAAGACCTGAATCATACAATTCAAAATTTATACCTCAAAACTCCTTCTGATAAGAAATTAATTTATTTGGAAGCGATGAAACATGAGTTTAATAAAGATTCAAAGCTACAGGAAACAACAAGGAATATCGCTTACGAAATCATTGCCGAAAATATAGAAAATCATTCTTCCATCATCAATGAACTGAAGCATTTCAATCCAAAAGATGAGGTGATTTTAAAAGATATTTCGAGATACAGAACAGGGAGAAATAAAATGTTTAGAAATTAA
- a CDS encoding ribonuclease H-like YkuK family protein, whose product METQQQTWQNMKGKIFQHSITQLVEEAIIREQANGYRLKVCVGSDSHVYGDAINYATAVVFIREGKGAFTFIRKEREIQNISIKERMLNEVNKSVEIAYAICSILETYDVEMEVHADINTDPDFKSNVALKDAMGYILGMGYVFKAKPYAFASSNCADMMV is encoded by the coding sequence ATGGAAACGCAACAACAAACATGGCAAAATATGAAAGGAAAAATTTTCCAGCATTCTATCACACAACTGGTAGAAGAAGCCATCATCCGCGAACAGGCAAATGGATATAGATTGAAAGTTTGTGTGGGTTCAGATTCCCACGTTTACGGTGATGCCATTAATTATGCTACGGCAGTTGTCTTTATTCGTGAGGGAAAAGGAGCGTTTACCTTTATCAGAAAAGAAAGAGAAATACAGAATATCAGTATCAAAGAGCGAATGTTGAATGAGGTCAACAAATCCGTGGAAATCGCTTATGCAATTTGCTCTATTCTGGAAACTTATGATGTGGAAATGGAGGTACACGCAGACATTAACACCGACCCGGATTTTAAATCCAACGTTGCTTTGAAAGACGCAATGGGATATATTCTGGGAATGGGTTATGTGTTTAAAGCAAAACCTTACGCATTTGCAAGTTCAAATTGTGCAGATATGATGGTCTAA
- a CDS encoding ATP-grasp domain-containing protein, with product MYFLVQANVYLDPDHCKIFDALEELNIDYHVINIPPNSEKIDFETDRKDVFVYGSVTIARLAKQNTNWFPGSFYGGNHLYEVYSKYYGENLLNHKVSIHKISEQLVWKKGEIKFIKPYNEAKIFTGKVFSETEWKDFVFEALKNRSNRITEDSLVQISEAKLTIKEARLWIVGGQIIDAGYYKFNDNAPFEENVSGEGLSFANEMIQLFNLEEAFVMDICLTDRGWKIVEINCINSSGFYPNTNVKSIIKALNIYFSN from the coding sequence ATGTATTTTTTAGTTCAGGCTAATGTATATTTAGATCCCGATCATTGTAAAATTTTTGATGCTTTGGAAGAATTAAATATTGATTATCATGTAATTAATATTCCTCCAAACTCAGAAAAAATAGACTTCGAAACAGACAGAAAAGATGTTTTCGTTTATGGTTCGGTAACGATTGCAAGATTGGCAAAACAAAATACCAATTGGTTTCCCGGTTCTTTTTACGGAGGCAATCACCTGTATGAAGTGTATTCCAAATATTATGGTGAAAACCTTTTGAATCACAAAGTTTCCATTCATAAAATTTCAGAACAATTGGTTTGGAAAAAAGGTGAAATTAAATTCATCAAACCTTACAATGAAGCTAAAATTTTCACAGGAAAAGTTTTCAGTGAAACAGAATGGAAAGATTTTGTTTTTGAAGCATTGAAAAATAGATCCAACAGAATTACAGAAGATTCTTTGGTTCAGATTTCTGAAGCAAAACTAACAATAAAAGAAGCTAGACTTTGGATCGTGGGCGGACAGATTATCGATGCAGGATATTATAAATTTAATGATAATGCGCCTTTCGAAGAAAATGTTTCAGGAGAAGGATTGAGTTTCGCCAATGAAATGATCCAGCTTTTCAATCTTGAAGAAGCTTTTGTAATGGATATTTGTTTAACAGACAGAGGTTGGAAAATTGTTGAAATAAATTGTATCAACAGTTCCGGATTTTATCCAAACACCAACGTGAAAAGTATTATCAAAGCATTGAATATTTACTTTTCCAATTAA
- a CDS encoding 3'-5' exonuclease, translated as MFLYDKVIVIDIEATCWEKGQTPEDQKREIIEIGICKLNMSDGSIEDKRSYLIKPTQSEVSEYCTELTGITPEKLEKEGISFKEACSNIKNRYNSLRRTYAGYGGFDKLIMESQCQEFDVKFPFSETYLDLKVLISLMTGEKPIGLLKELQTRNIEFEGSNHNGADDAFNTAKLLYQVLKN; from the coding sequence ATGTTTTTATACGACAAAGTAATTGTCATAGATATCGAAGCTACATGTTGGGAAAAAGGACAAACTCCTGAAGATCAAAAAAGAGAAATTATTGAAATCGGAATTTGCAAACTCAATATGTCAGACGGAAGTATTGAAGACAAAAGAAGCTATTTGATAAAACCGACACAATCGGAAGTAAGTGAATATTGTACAGAATTGACAGGAATTACACCTGAAAAACTAGAAAAAGAAGGAATTTCTTTTAAAGAAGCCTGTTCAAATATCAAAAACAGATACAATTCCTTACGAAGAACATACGCCGGTTATGGTGGATTTGACAAATTGATTATGGAAAGTCAATGTCAAGAATTTGATGTTAAATTTCCCTTTAGTGAAACGTATCTTGATTTGAAAGTCTTGATAAGTTTAATGACCGGCGAAAAACCAATCGGACTATTGAAAGAACTTCAGACAAGAAATATAGAATTTGAAGGGAGTAATCATAATGGTGCAGATGACGCTTTTAACACAGCAAAATTATTGTATCAAGTTTTAAAAAATTAA
- a CDS encoding cyclic-phosphate processing receiver domain-containing protein translates to MELTNRLLFLDDIRYPIEAYHYTKQDIFLRKDWHIVRNYEQFVNRILEKGLPEMISFDHDLADEHYLKPNSHEFVEKTGCDCAKWLVEYCMDNYLDLPKFYCHSMNPVGKQNIESLLKNFKNL, encoded by the coding sequence ATGGAACTCACAAATAGATTACTGTTTCTGGATGATATAAGATATCCAATTGAGGCATATCATTATACAAAACAAGATATTTTCCTCAGAAAAGACTGGCATATCGTTCGAAATTACGAGCAGTTTGTTAACAGGATTTTGGAAAAAGGACTTCCGGAAATGATTTCTTTTGACCATGACCTTGCTGATGAACATTATTTGAAACCAAATTCTCACGAATTTGTTGAAAAAACAGGCTGCGATTGTGCAAAATGGTTGGTGGAATATTGTATGGATAACTATTTAGATTTACCAAAATTCTATTGTCACTCTATGAATCCTGTTGGAAAGCAAAATATTGAGAGCCTTTTAAAAAACTTTAAAAATTTATAA
- a CDS encoding DinB family protein, whose product MDIFRLIQDIKAHLKFSFDEVDKWFEKDKTTLNYQPSNGGWTVQQILEHIYLTNFYLLILIEKGSKKAMRNYRNLDLNLEIENYTFNKENFEKVGEYGAFEWIRPEHMEPREELNLNEIRSLISQQYHQCLNYLDLMKNGEGLLCKTTMTVNGLGKINVYEYIYFLSLHAQRHVTQMKNNELSLIKNY is encoded by the coding sequence ATGGATATTTTTAGATTAATTCAAGATATAAAAGCGCATTTGAAATTCAGCTTTGATGAGGTTGATAAATGGTTTGAAAAAGATAAAACAACATTGAATTATCAACCTTCAAATGGAGGTTGGACGGTTCAGCAGATTTTAGAACACATTTATCTCACAAACTTTTATTTGTTGATTCTTATTGAAAAAGGTTCAAAAAAAGCAATGCGAAATTATCGCAATCTTGATTTAAATCTTGAAATAGAAAACTATACTTTCAATAAAGAAAATTTTGAAAAAGTAGGTGAGTATGGTGCGTTTGAATGGATAAGACCGGAACACATGGAGCCGAGAGAAGAATTAAACTTAAATGAAATCAGAAGTTTAATTTCTCAGCAATATCATCAATGTTTAAATTATTTAGACTTGATGAAAAACGGTGAAGGTCTTCTTTGTAAAACGACAATGACCGTAAATGGATTGGGTAAAATCAATGTGTATGAATACATTTATTTTCTTTCACTTCACGCTCAGAGACACGTTACTCAGATGAAAAATAATGAATTGAGTTTAATTAAAAACTATTAA
- a CDS encoding RNA ligase 1 family protein: protein MKKISTLFKKDINNLARVVDEINPENKWVFDGKAIATRKFDGSACAVINGKLYKRYDAKRGKIAPEGAIPCQDADFVTGHHPHWVACEITKNEDKYFWEGFHALAELGKVEDGTYELIGEKIQGNPENIKGHLLVKHGTHILSLESLDFEFIKNFLSNPENNMEGIVFHHTADNRMCKIRKSDFGVRRKLVKELIF, encoded by the coding sequence ATGAAAAAGATAAGTACATTATTCAAAAAAGATATAAATAATTTAGCAAGAGTTGTTGACGAAATTAATCCTGAAAACAAATGGGTTTTTGATGGAAAAGCTATTGCTACACGAAAGTTTGATGGTTCTGCGTGCGCAGTAATCAACGGTAAATTATACAAAAGATATGATGCGAAAAGAGGAAAAATAGCTCCGGAAGGCGCAATTCCGTGTCAAGACGCAGATTTTGTTACCGGTCATCATCCGCATTGGGTTGCGTGTGAAATTACTAAGAACGAAGATAAATATTTTTGGGAAGGCTTCCATGCTTTGGCTGAATTGGGCAAGGTAGAAGATGGAACCTACGAACTTATTGGCGAAAAAATACAAGGAAATCCTGAAAATATAAAAGGTCATTTATTGGTTAAGCACGGAACTCATATTCTTAGTTTAGAAAGTTTAGATTTTGAATTTATCAAAAACTTCTTGAGCAATCCTGAGAATAATATGGAAGGTATTGTTTTCCATCACACAGCTGATAATCGTATGTGCAAGATCAGAAAATCTGATTTTGGTGTACGTAGAAAATTAGTAAAAGAACTTATATTTTAA
- a CDS encoding metallophosphoesterase family protein, with protein MQTNIFFTADHHFGHANIIKFSERPFESMEKMNEELIKRWNEKIGKDDMVYHLGDVSLGKPDFTKEILDRLNGKIHLIKGNHEYSALRVPERFEWIKDYHELYVEDESHKMGKQKIMLFHYAMRTWNGSHHGTWQLYGHSHGTLLDDEMSLSIDVGVDCHNFYPVSYEEIKELMKKKKWTPPFAPRN; from the coding sequence ATGCAAACAAATATATTTTTTACGGCAGATCATCATTTCGGGCATGCCAATATTATAAAATTTTCCGAACGGCCTTTTGAGTCGATGGAAAAAATGAATGAAGAACTCATCAAACGCTGGAACGAAAAGATTGGAAAAGATGATATGGTCTATCACTTGGGCGATGTAAGTTTAGGAAAACCAGATTTCACGAAAGAAATTTTAGATAGATTAAATGGAAAAATTCATCTGATAAAAGGCAATCATGAATATTCTGCGCTTCGGGTTCCGGAAAGATTCGAGTGGATTAAAGATTACCACGAGCTTTATGTGGAAGACGAAAGTCATAAAATGGGCAAACAGAAAATCATGCTTTTTCATTACGCAATGCGCACCTGGAACGGTTCTCATCACGGAACATGGCAATTGTACGGTCATTCTCACGGAACTTTGCTTGATGACGAAATGAGTTTGAGTATTGATGTAGGTGTTGATTGCCATAATTTTTATCCAGTTTCTTATGAAGAAATCAAAGAATTGATGAAGAAAAAGAAATGGACGCCTCCTTTTGCGCCAAGAAATTAG
- a CDS encoding slipin family protein, translating to MMVKNVQIKAYQVGLVFKNRNLITILKEGNYWLFGNKSVEVFETKAQFKTGEDLNLLLKNTDLASMIDVVEVKDGEIVLVYENGIFKEVLNVGQYAFWKGVLNREFQKIDLTKVEITEKISKTILENLKLKSFVRKFVVANQYKGLLLIDGKLTQILEAGTYYFWNNETSVETKTIDTRMQQMEIAGQELLTKDKAMLRINFYVRYQVEDVVKALMDNKEYDKQLYILMQLALREFVGALTLDELLLKKDSVGKEILENLGKKAEDLGLKASDAGIRDVILTGEMKEIMNQVLIAEKKAQANSIMRREETASTRSLLNTAKLMEENETLWKLKEMEYMEKIAEKIGDITVSGNSNIVSQLKEIFAK from the coding sequence ATGATGGTAAAAAATGTACAAATTAAAGCATATCAAGTGGGTTTGGTTTTTAAAAACCGAAACCTGATTACTATTTTGAAAGAAGGTAATTACTGGCTTTTCGGAAACAAATCTGTAGAAGTTTTTGAAACGAAAGCTCAGTTTAAAACCGGAGAAGATTTGAATCTTTTATTGAAAAATACAGATTTGGCTTCTATGATCGATGTCGTTGAGGTAAAAGACGGCGAAATTGTTTTGGTTTATGAAAACGGAATTTTTAAAGAAGTTCTAAATGTTGGTCAATATGCATTCTGGAAAGGTGTTTTGAATAGAGAATTTCAAAAAATCGACCTGACAAAAGTTGAGATTACAGAAAAAATTTCTAAAACAATTTTGGAAAATTTGAAACTCAAAAGCTTCGTAAGAAAGTTTGTTGTAGCTAATCAATATAAAGGTCTTTTGCTGATTGACGGTAAACTGACCCAGATTTTGGAAGCCGGAACCTATTATTTCTGGAACAACGAAACTTCTGTGGAAACCAAAACCATCGATACGAGAATGCAACAAATGGAGATTGCAGGTCAGGAACTTTTGACGAAAGATAAAGCGATGCTTCGTATCAATTTTTACGTGCGTTATCAGGTGGAAGATGTTGTGAAAGCCTTGATGGATAACAAAGAATACGACAAGCAGCTTTACATTTTAATGCAATTGGCTTTGCGTGAATTTGTTGGAGCTTTAACGTTGGATGAGTTGCTGTTGAAAAAAGATTCTGTAGGCAAAGAAATCCTTGAAAATTTGGGGAAGAAAGCTGAAGACTTAGGTTTAAAAGCTTCCGATGCGGGAATCCGTGATGTGATTTTGACCGGAGAAATGAAGGAAATTATGAATCAGGTTTTGATTGCTGAGAAAAAAGCTCAGGCAAACAGCATTATGAGACGTGAAGAAACCGCTTCCACAAGAAGTTTGCTGAATACTGCCAAATTAATGGAAGAAAACGAAACGCTTTGGAAGCTGAAAGAAATGGAATATATGGAAAAAATCGCCGAAAAAATTGGAGATATTACCGTTTCCGGAAACAGTAATATTGTTTCTCAGCTGAAAGAGATTTTTGCGAAATAA
- a CDS encoding VOC family protein has product MIKGLYETHVQVSNLENTIQFYTEVLGLEFAHKDETRPIAFLWIGKNKESMLGLWEQKENLQTRHFAFTADKEDTLNYSVEFLKNKNLKPYNFLKDGIDKPMVFAWMPALAIYFNDPDGNQLEFISILEGDAKPELGVLSYEEWLNEKKA; this is encoded by the coding sequence ATGATCAAAGGATTATATGAAACTCACGTTCAGGTAAGCAACTTGGAAAATACCATTCAATTTTACACTGAAGTTTTAGGATTGGAGTTTGCTCACAAAGATGAAACCCGTCCCATTGCTTTTTTATGGATTGGAAAAAATAAAGAATCTATGCTTGGATTGTGGGAACAGAAAGAAAATTTGCAAACCAGGCATTTTGCTTTTACGGCTGATAAAGAAGATACTCTGAATTATTCTGTTGAGTTTTTGAAAAATAAAAATTTAAAACCTTACAACTTCTTAAAAGACGGAATTGATAAGCCAATGGTTTTTGCTTGGATGCCGGCTTTGGCGATTTATTTTAATGATCCTGATGGAAATCAACTGGAATTTATTTCGATTTTGGAAGGTGATGCAAAACCGGAATTGGGGGTGCTTTCTTATGAGGAATGGCTTAATGAAAAAAAAGCATAA